One genomic region from Triplophysa dalaica isolate WHDGS20190420 chromosome 23, ASM1584641v1, whole genome shotgun sequence encodes:
- the pcmtd1 gene encoding protein-L-isoaspartate O-methyltransferase domain-containing protein 1, whose product MGGAVSAGEDNDDLIDNLKEAQYVRTERVEQAFRAIDRGDYYLDGYRDNAYKDLAWKHGNIHLSAPCIYSEVMEALKLQQGLSFLNLGSGTGYLSTMVGLIIGPFGVNHGVELHKDVVEYAKERLDDFIKNSDSFDRFELCEPHFVVGNCLEISTDSHQYDRIYCGAGVQKDHENYMKILLKVGGILVMPIEDQLTQIIRTGQSSWESKNILAVSFAPLVQQNRNDGSKPKAVVLPPLTVRSLQDLARIYIRRTLRSLTSDDCAIRSSTQRASQKRKRRRFRRRRRINTYVFIGNQLIPQPMDSEEDECIEEESKDEEREKEKDVEPAKPEEPQVNHLRIKILSLPLPESLKAYLLYHREK is encoded by the exons ATGGGGGGAGCTGTCAGCGCCGGCGAGGACAATGATGATTTGATAGACAACCTGAAAGAAGCTCAGTATGTCCGCACGGAACGCGTGGAGCAGGCCTTCAGGGCCATCGACCGCGGAGATTATTATCTGGACGGCTACAGAGACAATGCCTACAAAGATCTGGCGTGGAAGCATGGCAACATACATCTCTCGGCACCGTGTATCTACTCGGAGGTGATGGAGGCCTTGAAGCTCCAGCAGGGTCTGTCTTTTCTGAATCTGGGCAGTGGGACAGGATACCTGAGCACTATGGTGGGACTGATCATTG GTCCGTTTGGAGTGAATCACGGTGTTGAGCTGCACAAGGATGTGGTGGAATATGCCAAAGAAAGACTCGatgactttattaaaaacagcgATAGCTTTGACAG GTTTGAGTTGTGTGAACCTCACTTTGTGGTGGGGAACTGCCTGGAGATTTCCACAGACAGTCATCAGTACGACCGCATCTACTGCGGCGCTGGAGTTCAGAAGGACCACGAGAATTACATGAAGATCCTTCTGAAAGTTGGAGGAATTTTGGTCATGCCAATAGAAGATCAG TTGACTCAGATAATAAGAACTGGTCAGAGCTCCTGGGAGAGTAAGAATATCCTGGCGGTGTCATTTGCTCCCCTTGTTCAGCAGAACCGGAATGACGGCAGCAAGCCCAAAGCTGTGGTTCTAC CCCCTCTGACAGTGCGGAGTCTTCAGGACCTGGCGCGAATCTACATCCGCCGAACCCTCCGCAGCCTCACCAGCGACGACTGCGCCATCCGCAGCAGCACTCAAAGAGCGTCTCAGAAGCGCAAACGCAGACGCTTCCGTCGCCGCCGCCGAATCAACACTTACGTCTTCATCGGCAACCAGCTGATTCCTCAGCCAATGGACAGCGAGGAAGACGAATGCATCGAGGAGGAAAGCAAAGACGAAGAGCGAGAGAAGGAGAAAGACGTCGAGCCGGCAAAACCAGAGGAGCCGCAAGTCAACCATTTGAGAATCAAAATCTTGAGTCTGCCGCTTCCAGAGTCACTGAAAGCGTACCTGCTGTACCACCGCGAAAAATAA